The Leclercia sp. S52 genome has a segment encoding these proteins:
- a CDS encoding HlyD family secretion protein gives MAEENQPSENTDNKETERKRPGKKPLIILGIVVIVMVIVALVWWFMTRNQETTDDAFTEGDAVTIAPKTAGYVTELRVRDNQRVKKGDLLVTIDPRDTSAQRDQAKAQLGLAEAQLHQAQAQLALSKVQYPAQRDEAKANVIKAQADLANAEAEYRRQRGVDPRATTQQSIDAANAQLRSAQAQLASAKAQLEVASQVQLQIRQQETNVEARERQVEQARAQLETAELNFSYTEVRAPFDGYITKRNVQTGTLVQAGTALFSLVSTDIWVVANFKESQLERMRPGNKVTLSVDAWPDLELEGHIDSIQQGSGSRFAAFPSENATGNFVKIVQRVPVKIVIDKGLDPNQPLPLGLSVEPKVTVE, from the coding sequence ATGGCAGAAGAAAACCAACCCTCTGAAAACACCGATAATAAAGAGACTGAACGTAAACGCCCCGGCAAGAAGCCGCTGATCATTCTGGGCATTGTGGTGATCGTGATGGTCATCGTGGCGCTGGTGTGGTGGTTTATGACCCGTAACCAGGAGACCACCGATGACGCCTTCACCGAAGGCGACGCCGTGACCATCGCCCCCAAAACCGCAGGCTATGTTACCGAACTGCGGGTGCGCGATAACCAGCGGGTGAAAAAGGGCGATCTGCTGGTGACGATCGATCCCCGGGACACCAGCGCCCAGCGCGACCAGGCCAAAGCCCAGCTAGGTCTGGCCGAGGCCCAGCTACATCAGGCCCAGGCGCAGCTGGCTCTCTCGAAGGTGCAATATCCTGCCCAGCGCGATGAAGCCAAAGCCAATGTGATCAAAGCTCAGGCGGATCTGGCCAATGCCGAGGCGGAGTATCGCCGCCAGCGCGGCGTCGATCCCCGTGCCACCACGCAACAGAGCATCGACGCGGCCAACGCCCAGCTGCGCAGCGCCCAGGCCCAGCTTGCCAGCGCCAAAGCGCAGCTTGAGGTGGCCTCGCAGGTGCAGCTGCAAATTCGCCAGCAGGAGACCAACGTTGAAGCCCGGGAGCGCCAGGTGGAGCAGGCCCGCGCCCAGCTGGAGACCGCCGAGCTCAACTTCTCTTACACCGAAGTTCGCGCCCCCTTTGATGGCTACATAACCAAACGCAACGTCCAGACCGGCACCCTGGTGCAGGCGGGCACCGCGCTCTTTTCGCTGGTCTCGACCGATATCTGGGTGGTCGCCAACTTTAAAGAGTCGCAGCTGGAGCGGATGCGCCCCGGCAATAAGGTGACGCTGAGCGTGGATGCCTGGCCGGATCTGGAGCTCGAAGGGCATATCGACTCTATCCAGCAGGGGAGCGGCTCGCGCTTCGCCGCCTTCCCGTCGGAGAACGCCACCGGCAACTTCGTGAAGATCGTCCAGCGCGTGCCGGTAAAAATCGTTATCGATAAAGGGCTGGATCCCAACCAGCCGCTGCCGCTCGGCCTCTCGGTTGAACCCAAGGTAACCGTGGAATGA
- a CDS encoding anion transporter yields the protein MTLPGLRALARDRFFHLLLVVGVGLSFLVPFAPERWPAAIDWHTIITLAGLMMLTKGVEQSGYFDVLGRKMVRRFATERRLALFMVLSAALLSTFLTNDVALFIVVPLTLTLRKLCEIPVNRLIIFEALAVNAGSLLTPIGNPQNILLWGRSGLSFAAFTWQMAPLALVMVLTLMALCWFAFPATALRYHSGSAAAQSKPRLAWSCLALYLVFLVALDLKQELWGVLLVAGGFLLLARRVLISVDWTLLLVFMAMFIDVHLLIQVPALQGVLQNVTHLSQPGLWLTAIGLSQFISNVPSTILLLNYVPPTALLAWAVNVGGFGLLPGSLANLIALRMANDRRIWWRFHLWSLPMLAWAALVGFGLFLLI from the coding sequence ATGACCCTGCCAGGCTTGCGGGCGCTGGCCCGCGATCGTTTCTTCCATCTTCTACTGGTCGTTGGGGTCGGGCTCAGTTTTCTGGTGCCCTTCGCCCCTGAGCGCTGGCCTGCTGCCATTGACTGGCACACCATCATTACCCTTGCCGGGCTGATGATGCTGACCAAAGGGGTGGAGCAGAGCGGCTATTTCGATGTGCTGGGGCGCAAGATGGTGCGCCGTTTCGCCACCGAGCGACGGTTAGCGCTCTTTATGGTCCTCTCTGCCGCGCTGCTGTCGACCTTTCTGACCAATGATGTGGCGCTGTTTATCGTGGTGCCGCTCACCCTCACGCTGCGCAAGCTGTGCGAAATCCCGGTTAACCGGCTGATCATCTTTGAGGCGCTGGCGGTCAACGCCGGATCGCTGCTGACGCCGATCGGCAACCCGCAAAACATCCTGCTGTGGGGACGATCCGGGCTGTCGTTTGCCGCCTTCACCTGGCAGATGGCCCCCCTGGCGCTGGTGATGGTGCTGACCCTGATGGCCCTGTGCTGGTTTGCCTTCCCGGCAACGGCGCTGCGCTATCACAGCGGCAGCGCGGCGGCCCAGTCGAAACCGCGGCTGGCATGGAGCTGTCTGGCGCTCTATCTGGTGTTTCTGGTGGCCCTCGATCTCAAGCAGGAGCTGTGGGGCGTGCTGCTGGTGGCGGGGGGATTCCTGCTGCTGGCGCGCCGGGTGCTCATCAGCGTCGACTGGACGCTGCTGCTGGTGTTTATGGCGATGTTTATCGACGTGCATCTGCTGATTCAGGTTCCGGCGCTACAGGGCGTGCTGCAAAACGTCACCCATCTGTCGCAGCCGGGCCTCTGGCTGACGGCCATCGGGCTGTCGCAGTTTATCAGCAACGTGCCGTCTACCATCCTGCTGCTCAACTACGTCCCGCCAACGGCGCTGCTGGCGTGGGCGGTGAATGTCGGGGGCTTTGGCCTGCTGCCGGGATCCCTCGCGAACCTGATCGCCCTGCGGATGGCAAACGATCGCCGGATCTGGTGGCGCTTCCACCTCTGGTCCCTGCCAATGCTGGCTTGGGCGGCGCTCGTCGGATTCGGATTATTCCTTCTCATATAG